A region from the Streptomyces tsukubensis genome encodes:
- a CDS encoding DUF4241 domain-containing protein yields the protein MAWTGDPRLTAGPRMAAYLHSVFVPGTRLGPVYDLSGDVTVVELIHAATIRIPSGRLGVGTPWPDDSFAPSHAEEWPDGEWWELAERIPPGAYRVETAWTSAPFEYQGRITDMRDCSGTRLIVRDEPVVGWEMALGVGERVEDVPQGLEPGVYLETGLGCFADAAHRGTLARLFLKAREESADRPEESEQRAVEALPDGNELVRDDTVGADLVTMAVDDGTLVSWLGRTAGGELAAVVVAPDVTMLSDRVRIGPRD from the coding sequence ATGGCATGGACGGGGGATCCCCGGCTGACGGCGGGGCCGAGAATGGCGGCGTATCTGCACTCCGTCTTCGTTCCGGGCACCCGACTGGGCCCGGTCTACGACCTGTCCGGGGACGTCACGGTGGTCGAGCTGATCCACGCGGCCACGATCCGCATCCCCAGCGGACGCCTCGGGGTCGGCACGCCCTGGCCGGACGACTCGTTCGCACCGTCGCATGCGGAGGAGTGGCCGGACGGCGAATGGTGGGAGCTGGCCGAGCGGATACCGCCGGGCGCCTACCGGGTGGAGACGGCCTGGACCAGCGCCCCCTTCGAATATCAGGGCAGGATCACGGACATGCGGGACTGCTCCGGGACCAGGCTGATCGTCCGTGACGAACCGGTGGTGGGCTGGGAGATGGCCCTCGGCGTGGGGGAGCGCGTCGAGGACGTCCCCCAGGGCCTTGAGCCGGGCGTCTACCTGGAAACGGGCCTGGGCTGTTTCGCCGACGCCGCGCACCGCGGGACCCTGGCCCGCTTGTTCCTGAAGGCGCGCGAGGAGAGCGCCGACCGTCCGGAGGAGTCGGAGCAACGGGCCGTCGAAGCGCTGCCCGACGGCAATGAACTGGTCCGGGACGATACGGTCGGCGCCGATCTGGTGACGATGGCCGTGGACGACGGCACCCTGGTCAGCTGGCTGGGGCGGACCGCCGGAGGTGAGCTGGCGGCCGTCGTCGTGGCACCGGACGTGACGATGCTCAGCGACAGAGTCCGGATCGGGCCCAGGGACTGA
- a CDS encoding streptophobe family protein, with product MSQQPVPGRRTPGPPPVGRTPYGWIQAFLVVAGGLVALVVTAALGLWAAGAQGLPGGAFPQVVAATAVLAAGGTVELSGGAGDLAAGGGDLAVVPLSVTLVAALVLARGFLRPLRHHAMVRTRDLAAWAARLGLLWAVVLVALAAIARHTFDITPEGTIADIGSLLGLSARAGFAADVPLTLLYGLLWLAALFAAALLASRGAGLPARLLRAVAPVRPAAHAMAVLLLAYVAAALVAGLVTAATRGRASETLAVILLGLPNLAWLALTLGLGTVWDGLAEGPFGLPMPKALDTVLRTPGGTTLDLKSLTAESGDAWWLLVAAAVGVLAAAVLAALRSPPGTRPWQHAVRTAAALVVTVLTVCLLCRVDAHYGLSLLGLGDVGGALSGRVELLPRWWTALLAAALWGLVTGFAAGLVHRRRHGSAGH from the coding sequence GTGAGCCAACAGCCAGTGCCCGGGCGGCGCACCCCGGGCCCCCCACCGGTCGGCCGGACCCCCTACGGCTGGATCCAGGCCTTCCTCGTCGTGGCCGGCGGGCTGGTCGCGCTGGTCGTCACCGCGGCGCTGGGACTCTGGGCGGCAGGTGCCCAGGGACTGCCCGGCGGAGCCTTCCCGCAGGTCGTCGCCGCCACCGCGGTCCTCGCCGCGGGCGGTACCGTCGAACTCTCCGGCGGCGCCGGGGACCTCGCGGCAGGGGGCGGCGACCTCGCGGTCGTCCCGCTCTCGGTCACCCTGGTGGCCGCACTCGTCCTGGCCCGCGGCTTTCTGCGCCCGCTGCGCCACCACGCGATGGTCCGGACCCGCGACCTCGCGGCGTGGGCGGCCCGACTGGGCCTGCTGTGGGCCGTCGTCCTCGTCGCACTGGCGGCGATCGCCCGGCACACCTTCGACATCACCCCCGAGGGCACGATCGCCGACATCGGCAGCCTCCTCGGCCTCTCGGCACGGGCCGGTTTCGCCGCCGACGTACCGCTCACCCTGCTGTACGGACTCCTCTGGCTGGCCGCCCTGTTCGCCGCGGCGCTGCTCGCCTCGCGCGGTGCGGGGCTTCCCGCCCGGCTGCTCCGCGCGGTCGCCCCGGTCCGCCCGGCCGCACACGCCATGGCGGTCCTGCTGCTCGCCTACGTCGCCGCGGCGCTCGTCGCCGGACTGGTGACCGCCGCGACCCGCGGCCGGGCGTCCGAAACCCTGGCCGTGATCCTCCTCGGGCTGCCCAACCTCGCGTGGCTCGCGCTCACCCTCGGCCTCGGCACGGTCTGGGACGGGCTGGCCGAAGGCCCGTTCGGACTGCCGATGCCGAAGGCCCTGGACACGGTGCTCCGTACACCCGGCGGCACCACGCTCGACCTGAAGTCCCTCACCGCAGAGAGCGGCGACGCCTGGTGGCTGCTGGTCGCCGCCGCCGTCGGGGTCCTTGCGGCAGCGGTTCTCGCCGCGCTGCGCTCCCCGCCCGGTACCCGCCCCTGGCAGCACGCCGTCCGGACGGCCGCGGCGCTCGTCGTCACCGTCCTGACGGTCTGTCTGCTCTGCCGGGTCGACGCCCACTACGGCCTCTCCCTGCTCGGCCTCGGAGATGTCGGCGGCGCGCTCTCCGGCCGGGTGGAACTGCTGCCCCGCTGGTGGACGGCGCTGCTCGCAGCCGCCCTGTGGGGACTGGTGACCGGCTTTGCCGCGGGCCTCGTCCACCGGCGCCGTCACGGCTCCGCCGGGCACTGA
- a CDS encoding DUF6777 domain-containing protein: MSAEPPSSEPPTGPPSGPLAGSSGRGSAPPPPAPESAPPPTRVSGQGPGGPGDGGGAGDGAGGGGGGGSGGSGGGPKEPGGGPGRPWWRSIPKAALIGIAAAVVIAVVLLLTLPGGSGGSGSSASREVFLQAAGSTGPDPYTASTAQESTPPEQTAQPTGPPPAKNTVRAVSGATPGLYGGTQQRSSCDVGKQIGYLAADQAKNTAFAGVLGIAPGDVPGYLKSLTPVQLRIDTRVTNHGWRNGASTAYQAVLQAGTAVLVDARGVPRVRCACGNPLTPPQAVQGTPKTTGGSWPGYQAERVVIVDPAPGDLPELTVYDASGGTWFTRPTGTAGGADRPTAPPAAKLPSAPPSASAEPSASKPAPSSPGASKPASEPASKPPSAPESQPPSAPATPGNSAPAEQSPPPPPQSYPPGGPALVSP, encoded by the coding sequence GTGAGCGCCGAACCTCCGTCGTCCGAACCTCCCACCGGTCCGCCGTCCGGCCCGCTCGCCGGTTCGTCGGGCCGGGGCTCCGCTCCCCCGCCGCCCGCTCCGGAGTCCGCGCCACCGCCCACCCGGGTGTCGGGGCAGGGCCCGGGCGGTCCCGGCGACGGCGGAGGCGCGGGCGACGGTGCCGGTGGCGGAGGTGGGGGTGGTTCCGGCGGTTCGGGAGGCGGGCCGAAGGAGCCGGGCGGCGGGCCCGGCCGGCCCTGGTGGCGTTCGATCCCCAAGGCGGCTCTGATCGGTATCGCCGCCGCCGTGGTGATCGCGGTGGTCCTGCTCCTCACCCTGCCGGGCGGCTCCGGCGGCTCGGGTTCCAGCGCCTCCCGCGAGGTCTTCCTCCAGGCCGCGGGCTCCACCGGCCCGGACCCGTACACCGCGTCGACGGCTCAGGAGAGCACACCGCCGGAGCAGACCGCCCAGCCGACCGGCCCGCCGCCCGCGAAGAACACGGTCCGCGCGGTGTCCGGGGCGACGCCGGGGCTGTACGGCGGCACCCAGCAGCGGTCGAGCTGCGATGTGGGGAAGCAGATCGGCTATCTCGCGGCCGATCAGGCGAAGAACACGGCCTTCGCCGGCGTTCTGGGCATCGCGCCCGGTGACGTACCGGGCTATCTGAAGTCCCTGACGCCGGTTCAGCTGCGGATCGACACCCGGGTCACCAACCACGGCTGGCGCAACGGTGCGTCGACCGCGTACCAGGCGGTGCTCCAGGCGGGTACGGCGGTGCTGGTCGACGCCCGGGGCGTGCCGCGGGTGCGGTGTGCCTGCGGCAATCCGCTGACGCCGCCGCAGGCCGTCCAGGGCACGCCGAAGACGACCGGCGGCTCCTGGCCCGGTTACCAGGCCGAACGGGTGGTGATCGTGGATCCGGCACCGGGCGACCTGCCGGAGCTGACCGTCTACGACGCGTCGGGCGGGACGTGGTTCACCCGGCCGACCGGGACCGCGGGCGGGGCCGACCGGCCGACGGCGCCTCCGGCGGCGAAGCTGCCGTCGGCCCCGCCGTCGGCCTCCGCGGAACCGTCGGCGTCGAAACCGGCGCCGTCCTCGCCCGGTGCTTCGAAGCCCGCGTCGGAACCGGCGTCGAAGCCGCCGTCCGCGCCGGAGTCGCAACCGCCCTCGGCACCGGCCACCCCCGGCAACTCGGCGCCCGCCGAGCAGTCGCCCCCGCCGCCACCACAGAGCTATCCGCCGGGCGGGCCGGCCCTCGTCTCCCCGTAG
- a CDS encoding GNAT family N-acetyltransferase gives MTSTQDTTGLTVTSATLEEWRQLTEWCAAEGWNPGNGDAACFHPTDPEGFFTGRIDGRIASAVSIVRYGDDYAFLGHYLVRPDLRGRGIGLATWRAALPHAGARLIGLDAVPAQQGNYERSGFSAAYNTVRYGGNPLRSAGVAPGTVPVTPDLLSAISAYDRSCFPADRAAFVARWLTAPGHTAYARLADDGRITGYGAIRPGRDAHRIGPLFADTAADAEALFDSLTSGLGAEDQVAVDVPEPHAEAAALASVRGLTAQFPTTRMYTGPAPEVRTERVFGVTTLELG, from the coding sequence ATGACCAGCACCCAGGACACCACCGGTCTCACGGTCACCAGCGCCACCCTGGAGGAGTGGCGCCAACTCACCGAATGGTGCGCCGCCGAAGGCTGGAACCCCGGCAACGGCGACGCCGCCTGCTTCCATCCCACCGACCCCGAGGGCTTCTTCACCGGCCGTATCGACGGCCGGATCGCGTCCGCGGTCTCCATCGTCCGCTACGGCGACGACTACGCCTTCCTCGGCCACTATCTGGTCCGCCCCGACCTCCGCGGCCGCGGTATCGGGCTGGCCACCTGGCGCGCCGCCCTGCCGCACGCCGGGGCCCGGCTGATCGGCCTGGACGCCGTCCCCGCCCAACAGGGCAACTACGAGCGCTCCGGCTTCTCCGCCGCGTACAACACCGTCCGGTACGGCGGCAACCCGCTGCGCAGCGCCGGCGTGGCGCCCGGAACCGTCCCCGTCACCCCCGATCTGCTCTCCGCGATCAGCGCGTACGACCGCTCCTGCTTCCCCGCCGACCGGGCCGCTTTCGTCGCCCGCTGGCTCACGGCCCCCGGGCACACCGCGTACGCCCGGCTCGCGGACGACGGGCGGATCACCGGCTACGGAGCGATCCGGCCCGGGCGCGACGCCCACCGCATCGGCCCCCTGTTCGCCGATACCGCGGCCGACGCGGAGGCGCTCTTCGACAGCCTCACCTCGGGGCTGGGCGCCGAGGACCAGGTCGCCGTCGACGTACCCGAACCCCATGCGGAGGCCGCGGCACTGGCGTCCGTCCGGGGGCTGACGGCCCAGTTCCCGACCACCCGCATGTACACCGGGCCCGCGCCCGAGGTGCGTACCGAGCGGGTGTTCGGCGTCACCACCCTCGAACTGGGCTGA
- a CDS encoding amino acid permease, giving the protein MGYPRKLTRRFRAFDNFAISFTIINVISGIFSAFGYGMAAGGPLILVAGWIAVSVMVLFVGAAMAEIASAYPTSGALYFAAGKLARRHRGAWSWFTGWLNFVGQVGGTAATAYAAAAFLQAFVTLYHPAYRATGPSTVAITAVILLLQALANTYTVDLVALLIRFSVWWLAGGVTLIVGSLLLLPDTHRPLAFSAHFVNDTGFTSGVYAALLGLLVTSWTYTGFDGSFHMSEETVRSTVSTPRGIVGAIGCSALAGLALMLALVHSIGDYSATASATVPSVHILTDALGTGVAGLLLLVVIGSMLFCGLANMTSNARQIFAFARDGAMPGSRRWHTVSMRTRTPVNAVWLAAGCSFALTVPGLWSHTAFAAIVSVNVVGMYLAYGIPIFLRLRLKDDFRPGPWHLGRWGVPVARIAVVWIGLSSVLFVLPHSTPLTVTTFNYAPIALVAVVLVATVWWFATARRRFSGPVSYGSPDEVAAMDLI; this is encoded by the coding sequence ATGGGATATCCGCGCAAACTCACCCGCAGATTCCGGGCCTTCGACAATTTCGCGATTTCCTTCACCATCATCAACGTCATCTCCGGAATATTCTCCGCCTTCGGCTACGGAATGGCCGCGGGCGGCCCGCTGATCCTGGTCGCGGGGTGGATCGCGGTTTCCGTGATGGTGCTGTTCGTCGGTGCCGCGATGGCCGAGATCGCCTCCGCCTACCCCACCAGCGGTGCCCTCTACTTCGCCGCCGGAAAACTCGCCCGCCGCCACCGCGGTGCCTGGTCCTGGTTCACCGGCTGGCTGAACTTCGTGGGCCAGGTCGGCGGTACCGCCGCCACCGCCTACGCGGCCGCCGCCTTCCTCCAGGCCTTCGTCACCCTCTACCACCCCGCCTACCGGGCCACCGGGCCCAGCACGGTCGCCATCACCGCGGTCATCCTGCTGCTGCAGGCGCTGGCCAACACCTACACGGTGGATCTGGTCGCCCTGCTCATCCGCTTCTCGGTGTGGTGGCTGGCCGGTGGCGTCACCCTCATCGTCGGCTCCCTCCTCCTGCTGCCCGACACCCACCGCCCGCTGGCGTTCTCCGCCCACTTCGTCAACGACACGGGCTTCACCAGCGGGGTGTACGCCGCCCTGCTGGGCCTGCTCGTGACGAGCTGGACCTACACCGGCTTCGACGGCAGCTTCCATATGTCGGAGGAGACCGTGCGCTCCACGGTCAGCACCCCGCGGGGCATCGTCGGGGCCATCGGCTGCTCCGCGCTCGCCGGGCTCGCCCTGATGCTCGCGCTGGTGCACTCCATCGGCGACTACTCCGCGACGGCGAGCGCCACCGTCCCCTCCGTGCACATCCTGACCGACGCCCTCGGCACCGGAGTCGCCGGGCTGCTGCTGCTCGTGGTGATCGGCTCCATGCTGTTCTGCGGACTCGCCAATATGACCAGCAACGCCCGGCAGATCTTCGCCTTCGCCCGGGACGGCGCGATGCCCGGCTCCCGCCGCTGGCACACCGTCAGCATGCGCACCCGTACCCCCGTCAACGCCGTCTGGCTGGCCGCGGGATGCTCCTTCGCGCTGACCGTGCCCGGCCTCTGGTCCCACACCGCCTTCGCCGCCATCGTCAGCGTCAACGTCGTCGGCATGTACCTCGCCTACGGCATCCCGATCTTCCTGCGGCTCCGTCTCAAGGACGACTTCAGGCCGGGTCCCTGGCATCTCGGCCGCTGGGGCGTGCCCGTGGCGCGTATCGCCGTCGTGTGGATCGGGCTGAGCAGTGTGCTGTTCGTCCTGCCGCACTCCACCCCCCTCACCGTCACGACCTTCAACTACGCCCCGATCGCCCTGGTGGCCGTGGTCCTGGTCGCCACCGTCTGGTGGTTCGCCACGGCCCGCAGACGCTTCTCGGGGCCGGTCAGTTACGGCAGCCCCGACGAGGTGGCCGCGATGGACCTGATCTGA